The following proteins are encoded in a genomic region of Syngnathus acus chromosome 22, fSynAcu1.2, whole genome shotgun sequence:
- the LOC119116445 gene encoding kelch repeat and BTB domain-containing protein 11 — protein MTEGQGPGGGVAAIEADVIHHTASLVASTDKARDLCPGIVQRSFGDDPEFSVPIVFEKEYLLDGRLITENNHNDCQKGNGSYMASASDFRFSKEKNVVDVPSNADSSVSHCASGQIPNGARAKEFSDTKPASDLSRNLEGSSVAINQLSGKTEPDLVIEVGGQTINAHKSVLAEKSDYFKARLSRNILKVKGMSYKTFSTLIDYVYTSQMNVSKENVVEVITGAKILQIPCAVQAAMDRMTEQITAGNCYEILSIAKKQRLSELKETAYGFMSDNFLQILKDPAVYGRLTGSERDLILKKRTDGRKTLMAAEINDVFERVGSRPPSRCGSRPQSPSSVGSLEESHTIYCFNEVANDWRALTTMPEDVNTKGCGICTMYNYLFVAGGIKGDKGRASDKVFCYNPKTNLWSEIRPMTQARAQLKLVSMDGYLYAIGGECLFTVEKYDPRMARWTAVAPLPKGAFAVAHEATTCNGELYVSGGSLFYRLLKYDTKRDEWQECPYNNSRKKSTDMVALKSFIYRFDVTREQGINVFKYNSIVKMWHDCASQRLGSSSPFRCAVVGNCIYCVNKSQTLQFVVEEENAYFVEEPLRAPLEAKGVLFPFVLTLPEKPEKVPPGCVPESQN, from the coding sequence ATGACCGAGGGCCAAGGACCCGGAGGAGGAGTTGCTGCAATCGAGGCTGATGTCATCCACCACACTGCCAGCCTGGTGGCAAGCACTGACAAGGCCAGGGATTTATGTCCAGGCATTGTCCAAAGGTCCTTCGGGGATGACCCTGAATTCAGTGTCCCTATAGTGTTTGAAAAGGAATACCTGCTGGATGGAAGACTGATAACTGAAAACAACCATAACGATTGTCAAAAAGGTAACGGGTCATACATGGCGAGTGCAAGTGACTTTCGTTTCTCCAAAGAAAAGAACGTGGTGGACGTTCCATCGAATGCTGACTCGAGTGTGTCCCACTGTGCGAGCGGTCAAATCCCCAATGGCGCAAGAGCGAAAGAGTTTTCCGATACTAAACCAGCATCAGACCTATCACGCAACCTCGAGGGCAGCTCAGTTGCGATCAATCAGTTGTCTGGTAAAACCGAGCCCGATTTAGTCATCGAAGTTGGCGGTCAGACGATCAACGCTCACAAGTCGGTCCTGGCAGAAAAGAGCGACTACTTCAAAGCTCGGCTCTCACGAAACATCCTCAAAGTGAAAGGCATGAGCTATAAGactttttctactctaatcgACTATGTTTACACTTCCCAGATGAACGTTTCGAAAGAAAATGTCGTCGAAGTCATCACGGGGGCTAAAATCCTCCAGATTCCTTGCGCCGTCCAGGCGGCAATGGACCGCATGACAGAACAAATCACGGCGGGGAACTGCTATGAGATTCTGAGCATCGCTAAAAAGCAGCGACTTAGCGAACTGAAGGAGACCGCCTACGGGTTCATGAGCGACAACTTCCTGCAGATCCTCAAGGACCCCGCCGTATACGGGCGTCTGACCGGGTCCGAGCGCGATCTTATCCTGAAGAAAAGAACGGACGGGAGGAAGACTCTCATGGCTGCCGAGATAAACGACGTTTTTGAACGTGTCGGGAGCCGACCGCCGAGCCGCTGCGGAAGCCGTCCACAGAGCCCCTCGTCCGTGGGGTCGCTGGAGGAGAGTCACACCATCTACTGCTTCAACGAAGTGGCCAACGACTGGAGAGCTTTGACAACCATGCCCGAGGACGTCAACACTAAAGGCTGTGGAATCTGCACGATGTACAACTACCTGTTTGTGGCAGGTGGAATAAAAGGGGACAAGGGGAGGGCATCAGACAAGGTCTTCTGTTACAACCCCAAAACAAACCTCTGGTCAGAGATCCGACCCATGACGCAGGCCCGTGCCCAACTGAAGCTCGTGTCCATGGATGGGTACCTGTATGCTATCGGAGGTGAGTGTCTGTTTACCGTCGAAAAATATGACCCTCGTATGGCCCGCTGGACCGCCGTGGCCCCTTTGCCCAAGGGAGCCTTCGCGGTAGCTCACGAGGCCACCACCTGCAACGGGGAGCTTTACGTCTCCGGGGGCTCGCTCTTCTATCGCCTCCTCAAGTATGACACAAAGAGAGACGAGTGGCAAGAATGCCCGTACAACAACAGCAGGAAGAAGTCAACGGATATGGTGGCGCTGAAGAGCTTCATTTACCGCTTCGACGTGACCCGCGAGCAAGGGATCAACGTGTTCAAGtacaacagcattgtgaaaATGTGGCACGATTGCGCGTCGCAGAGGCTCGGCAGCTCCTCGCCGTTTCGGTGCGCCGTCGTAGGGAACTGCATCTACTGTGTGAACAAAAGCCAGACTCTTCAATtcgtggtggaggaggagaacgCCTACTTTGTAGAGGAGCCGCTGAGGGCGCCTCTCGAAGCCAAAGGcgttctttttccttttgtgcTCACTTTGCCTGAAAAGCCTGAGAAAGTTCCTCCCGGGTGCGTTCCAGAGTCACAGAACTAG